A genomic window from Exiguobacterium acetylicum DSM 20416 includes:
- a CDS encoding aminopeptidase, protein MPTQAELQQYASLAVRTGINLQPGQQLEVRAGIENLPLVREITRVAYEVGATQVYVQWSDDEMTKIRYFDAPEESFDTFPDWLKARYDQLAEEKTAFLSVVSEDPDLLNGVDSSRIARANKAAGVALANWRKFVVSDNVSWCVVAAPSESWAKKVFPDSSEPVEELWSAILKATRADQADPVTAWADHDQNLRSKAKFLTEKKYKTLHYTAPGTELSIELPERHVWLGGGGPNADGVDFIANLPTEEVFTLPKKTGVNGHVSSTKPLSYSGNLIDEFTLWFENGKIVKAEAKQGQEALDDLISLDEGARYLGEVALVPHRSPISDSGILFYNTLFDENASCHLAIGRAYSTCLENGPSLSAEELEAQGANDSMTHVDFMIGSADLSIEGELADGTRESVMRDGNWSI, encoded by the coding sequence ATGCCGACACAAGCAGAATTACAACAATACGCGTCTTTAGCCGTGCGTACTGGAATTAATCTACAACCAGGACAACAACTCGAGGTGCGTGCAGGAATCGAAAATTTGCCGCTCGTTCGTGAAATCACGCGTGTTGCCTACGAAGTAGGAGCTACGCAAGTATACGTACAATGGTCAGATGATGAGATGACGAAAATCCGTTATTTCGATGCACCGGAAGAGTCGTTTGATACGTTCCCGGATTGGTTAAAAGCACGTTACGACCAACTGGCAGAGGAAAAGACAGCGTTCTTATCGGTCGTCAGTGAAGATCCAGATTTATTGAATGGCGTTGATTCAAGTCGAATCGCACGTGCGAATAAAGCAGCCGGTGTCGCTCTCGCTAATTGGCGGAAGTTCGTCGTGAGTGACAATGTCAGCTGGTGTGTCGTAGCAGCACCTTCTGAAAGCTGGGCGAAGAAAGTATTCCCTGATTCAAGTGAGCCAGTTGAAGAGCTCTGGTCAGCTATTTTAAAAGCAACACGTGCCGATCAAGCGGATCCGGTCACTGCATGGGCGGATCACGATCAAAATCTGCGTTCAAAAGCAAAATTCCTGACAGAGAAGAAATACAAAACATTGCACTACACAGCCCCAGGAACAGAATTATCAATCGAATTACCAGAACGTCACGTTTGGTTAGGTGGCGGTGGTCCGAATGCAGATGGTGTTGATTTCATCGCGAATCTGCCGACAGAAGAAGTGTTCACGTTACCGAAAAAGACAGGCGTCAACGGGCATGTCTCGAGCACAAAACCACTTAGCTATAGTGGGAACTTGATTGATGAGTTCACACTCTGGTTCGAGAACGGAAAAATCGTTAAAGCGGAAGCAAAACAGGGTCAAGAAGCATTAGATGACTTGATTTCACTTGATGAAGGTGCACGTTATCTCGGAGAAGTTGCGCTCGTACCACACCGTTCGCCGATTTCTGACTCGGGTATCCTATTCTATAATACATTGTTCGATGAAAATGCTTCATGCCACTTAGCGATTGGTCGTGCGTACTCGACATGTCTCGAAAATGGTCCAAGCCTTTCAGCAGAAGAACTAGAAGCACAGGGTGCAAACGACTCGATGACGCATGTCGACTTCATGATTGGATCCGCGGATCTATCGATTGAAGGAGAACTTGCAGACGGAACGCGTGAATCAGTCATGCGTGACGGAAACTGGTCGATCTAA
- a CDS encoding GNAT family N-acetyltransferase, with product MESERLWMRPFEEEDFSFYKSLVQNEQVMRYINGGTALSEDEAREWFERQLERYSDERQTGFLLLFKKRNE from the coding sequence ATGGAAAGTGAACGTTTATGGATGCGACCGTTCGAAGAAGAGGATTTCAGTTTTTATAAGTCGCTTGTCCAAAATGAGCAAGTTATGCGTTATATCAATGGAGGTACGGCTCTGAGTGAAGATGAAGCACGAGAGTGGTTCGAACGGCAATTGGAGCGATACTCGGATGAACGACAAACTGGTTTTTTGCTGTTATTCAAAAAAAGAAACGAATGA
- a CDS encoding TlpA family protein disulfide reductase, with translation MKKPLIYLILAIAIIGIAYQSYQTYDAKQKKVEQQQKQVSQGGLEVGMKAPNLSLRQEGKTINLDEINHDVFVINFWATWCPPCKQEIPELNAFARHTDVPVYGINVTTSERRVSDVADFLKKTPVEYPVLYDRQGTSEDAYRLVAMPATYVLDRQGTILAKHVGPVTEQMLKEMVKRTGG, from the coding sequence GTGAAAAAACCGTTGATCTATCTGATCCTAGCGATTGCTATTATCGGCATTGCCTATCAAAGTTATCAAACATATGATGCGAAACAAAAAAAAGTGGAGCAACAACAAAAACAAGTATCACAAGGTGGTCTTGAAGTAGGGATGAAAGCCCCGAATCTATCCTTACGTCAAGAAGGAAAAACCATCAATCTAGACGAAATCAATCATGATGTCTTTGTCATTAATTTTTGGGCAACATGGTGTCCGCCTTGTAAACAAGAGATTCCAGAACTAAATGCCTTTGCAAGACATACAGATGTACCGGTTTACGGGATCAATGTCACGACTTCAGAGCGACGTGTTTCGGATGTTGCTGATTTTCTGAAGAAAACACCTGTTGAATATCCTGTATTATATGATCGACAAGGAACATCAGAGGATGCCTATCGTCTCGTAGCAATGCCAGCTACTTATGTATTAGACCGCCAAGGGACGATTCTTGCAAAACACGTCGGTCCTGTGACGGAACAGATGTTAAAAGAGATGGTGAAACGAACAGGAGGATGA
- a CDS encoding formate/nitrite transporter family protein — protein MNEVEALEGLRNKAIKSTRMLQMRPLEYLVRAMLAGIFIGFAIIFTLKAINGLYMAESPVATLVGGLTFGVALVLIVYGGAELFTGNTMYFTTATMRGYTTKMDTMKVWLICLIGNGLGGLAFALLFSQTGIIQELGMNNWLFAVSETKIHHTTWEIFTRAIFCNWMVCLAIFIPKNMKNELAQIMMMMVLVAVFFASGFDHVIANMALFSIALVVPHPDTITFAGAMHNLLPALAGNIIGGAVFMGMIYTWLNKEKLEVDESRQSTTPVHIASKQNA, from the coding sequence ATGAACGAGGTAGAAGCATTAGAAGGATTACGGAATAAAGCAATCAAGTCGACGCGCATGCTACAAATGCGTCCTCTCGAGTACTTAGTTCGTGCCATGCTAGCGGGGATTTTCATTGGATTTGCAATTATTTTTACCTTAAAAGCAATTAACGGTCTATATATGGCGGAGTCACCTGTTGCGACACTTGTCGGTGGACTGACCTTCGGAGTGGCACTTGTCTTGATCGTTTACGGTGGGGCAGAGCTGTTTACAGGAAATACGATGTATTTCACGACGGCGACGATGCGCGGCTATACGACGAAGATGGATACGATGAAGGTCTGGTTAATCTGTCTAATCGGAAATGGACTTGGAGGATTAGCGTTTGCGCTACTCTTTTCCCAAACAGGAATCATACAAGAGCTTGGTATGAACAATTGGTTGTTTGCGGTATCGGAAACGAAAATTCATCATACGACGTGGGAAATCTTCACGCGGGCAATCTTCTGTAACTGGATGGTCTGTTTAGCGATTTTCATTCCAAAGAATATGAAGAATGAGTTGGCGCAAATCATGATGATGATGGTACTTGTTGCAGTATTCTTTGCTTCTGGATTTGATCACGTCATCGCCAATATGGCATTGTTCTCCATTGCGTTAGTCGTACCACATCCGGATACGATCACATTTGCCGGAGCGATGCATAACCTGTTGCCAGCTTTAGCCGGTAACATCATTGGTGGAGCAGTCTTCATGGGAATGATTTATACGTGGCTGAATAAAGAAAAATTAGAAGTAGATGAATCACGTCAATCCACGACACCTGTTCATATTGCTTCGAAACAAAATGCATAA
- a CDS encoding GNAT family N-acetyltransferase, with translation MYEFEFKSFHHMTPDTLYALLKLRTDIFVVEQECAYPELDDQDQQATHLIVRSESGQIVGCLRIYDHPTKGIAIGRVAVHHAHRSVGLARQMMEKAMVHLQKEAAIYLQAQAHLEGFYGSFGFETVSEPYLEDDIPHVDMQFHVKDSKKDFTSTIDEPMNK, from the coding sequence ATGTACGAATTTGAATTCAAGTCTTTTCATCACATGACACCTGATACCTTATATGCACTTTTAAAATTACGAACGGATATCTTCGTCGTTGAGCAGGAGTGTGCGTATCCGGAGCTAGATGATCAAGATCAACAAGCGACACACCTAATCGTACGGAGTGAGAGCGGTCAAATCGTCGGATGTCTTCGGATATACGATCATCCGACAAAAGGAATAGCGATTGGACGGGTAGCCGTTCACCATGCACACCGGTCGGTTGGGTTAGCAAGACAAATGATGGAGAAAGCGATGGTTCATTTGCAGAAAGAAGCTGCGATCTACTTACAGGCACAAGCACACCTAGAAGGGTTTTACGGGTCGTTTGGTTTCGAAACCGTATCCGAACCTTATTTAGAAGATGATATTCCACATGTGGACATGCAGTTTCACGTAAAGGATTCGAAAAAAGACTTCACGTCGACGATCGATGAACCGATGAATAAGTAG
- a CDS encoding LCP family protein yields MAEHQPHRSRLERRRMQLEEQARQEEQARREEAFSKAYAPDESFSQESFEKQQEPATYHRYVEEQPRDRKSTSRRSGSGMLKQVAQMIGGAGSRLFANRDRSRRSREAGRSEQSVQQTPDVSSREAHPKKIKKKHRVKRKLLGLFLLLLIAFVLFASQPFTFLLIGSDARPGESLRGSRSDSLSVMQFVPLSRTIQLTSIPRDTYTPISCENGKKDKITHAFAFGGEECTQDAVSGLLDEEIDGKIVISFDSFIGLVDQIGGIDLVSTGTFSEQDASGKANQYSFQKGKEYHMDGAMALAYSRHRKTDNDGARANRQSEVIQAVATHLMKPTGWSKIPAAHTYMKEEMNLDLSVREMATAGLSIALMSERKHYEIEAVSQRLNGIFYDLPNEKALQELRDQLDTTFYGTLKN; encoded by the coding sequence ATGGCAGAACATCAACCACACCGCTCTCGCTTGGAGCGACGACGTATGCAGTTAGAAGAGCAAGCTAGACAAGAAGAGCAGGCTAGGCGAGAAGAAGCTTTTTCGAAAGCATACGCGCCGGACGAATCATTTTCTCAAGAATCCTTTGAGAAGCAGCAAGAACCGGCTACGTATCATCGATATGTCGAAGAGCAACCGCGAGATCGAAAAAGTACATCGCGTCGTTCCGGGAGCGGCATGCTTAAACAGGTCGCACAGATGATCGGGGGTGCCGGATCACGGTTGTTTGCTAATCGGGATCGCTCGAGACGCTCGAGGGAGGCGGGGCGATCAGAGCAATCGGTACAGCAGACTCCTGACGTTTCTTCACGAGAAGCTCATCCTAAAAAAATCAAGAAAAAACATCGTGTTAAACGAAAGCTTCTTGGACTATTTTTATTGTTGCTCATCGCATTCGTTCTTTTTGCCTCACAACCGTTCACGTTCTTATTGATCGGAAGTGATGCACGACCTGGAGAATCGTTGCGAGGATCACGTTCGGACTCTCTGTCGGTCATGCAATTCGTTCCACTTTCTCGAACGATTCAGTTGACGTCGATTCCTCGAGACACGTATACACCGATTTCCTGTGAGAATGGAAAGAAGGATAAAATCACACATGCCTTTGCCTTCGGTGGAGAAGAATGTACGCAAGATGCTGTTTCGGGTCTACTCGATGAAGAAATCGATGGAAAAATTGTCATCTCCTTCGATAGTTTCATCGGATTAGTGGATCAAATCGGCGGAATTGACCTGGTCTCGACAGGAACGTTCTCCGAGCAGGATGCGAGTGGGAAAGCAAATCAGTATTCATTCCAAAAAGGGAAGGAATACCATATGGATGGTGCGATGGCACTTGCCTATTCGAGACATCGAAAAACGGATAATGACGGAGCGCGCGCGAATCGTCAGTCGGAAGTCATCCAAGCCGTCGCGACACATTTGATGAAGCCGACTGGATGGTCGAAAATTCCAGCAGCGCATACGTATATGAAAGAAGAGATGAACCTTGATTTAAGTGTCCGCGAGATGGCGACGGCAGGTTTATCGATTGCCTTGATGTCAGAACGAAAACATTATGAAATCGAAGCCGTCAGCCAACGACTGAACGGGATTTTCTATGATTTACCAAATGAGAAGGCACTGCAAGAATTACGTGATCAGCTTGATACGACGTTTTATGGCACATTGAAGAACTAA
- the nfsA gene encoding oxygen-insensitive NADPH nitroreductase, translated as MNETIEHLLNHRSIRKFKQHQLDEETIEALIKAAQAASTSSYQQAYAIIGVEDEGLKRQLVDVASGQQYVAENSYFFVFCMDYHKHTLAAELAGGDVSRTIETTEALVVGAVDAGLAAQNLVVAAESLGYGTVYIGSLRNDARRVSELLQLPDHVVPLFGVAVGLPDQQPGKKPRLPMDAVFHRNTYTDDDTMRELLTGYEESTSSYYGERTGGQRTEGWVKQMAASMHEPKRTYLREFLKEKQIAKD; from the coding sequence ATGAATGAAACCATTGAACATTTACTCAACCACCGGTCAATCCGGAAATTCAAACAACATCAATTAGACGAAGAGACGATTGAAGCACTCATAAAAGCCGCACAGGCTGCCTCGACATCTTCTTATCAGCAAGCTTATGCCATTATCGGTGTCGAAGACGAAGGATTGAAGCGACAATTAGTTGACGTTGCAAGTGGTCAACAATATGTGGCAGAAAACAGTTACTTCTTTGTCTTTTGTATGGATTACCACAAACATACGTTAGCGGCAGAACTAGCAGGAGGCGACGTTAGCCGGACGATCGAGACGACAGAAGCGCTTGTTGTAGGGGCTGTCGATGCGGGACTCGCTGCTCAAAATTTAGTCGTAGCTGCCGAGTCGCTCGGCTACGGAACGGTCTACATCGGTTCACTGCGAAATGATGCCCGTCGTGTCAGCGAACTCTTACAACTTCCAGATCACGTCGTACCATTATTTGGAGTCGCGGTCGGTCTTCCGGATCAACAACCCGGTAAAAAACCCCGCCTTCCGATGGATGCGGTCTTCCACCGGAATACGTATACTGATGACGATACGATGCGTGAGTTACTGACAGGATACGAAGAGTCAACGTCATCGTATTACGGAGAACGGACCGGTGGTCAACGGACAGAAGGGTGGGTCAAACAGATGGCTGCCTCGATGCACGAACCGAAACGGACGTATCTCCGCGAATTCTTGAAAGAGAAACAGATCGCAAAAGATTGA
- the nhaC gene encoding Na+/H+ antiporter NhaC, with the protein MRMSFRESAAILGISIIILLSALFGAKAEPHLAILSSLIFVSGYAVYRGFKFEDVEHHMIQGIREAIKPILIMLLVGMTIAVWMMSGAVPTLLHFGLSTLSATWFAPSALLIAMVVSTFTGSSFTTIGTVGVALMGIAIALGVNPALAAGAIISGACFGDKMSPLSDTTNFAPGIVNVSVFDHIRFMMGTTIPAITITFILFFIFGRSSGNVDSSAVQTTQQELARLFDLSPWTLLSPLLVMVLALRKMPVVPTLVAGVLSGLLLTGIVQGNWNISNWMTVIQNGLKLESSSETVTSIISKGGLQSMMWSVSLVMLALAFGGVLRGIGVIDVVIERTVSKLKRDGSIISSVALSSIGVNLMAGEQYLSILLPGQAFKKIFEKRQIDPRFLSRSLEDGGTLINPLIPWGVSGAFFASTLGVPVTAYVPFAFFLLLSPLFTFLLAFLRPTKIETKQSLAS; encoded by the coding sequence ATGCGCATGTCATTCCGTGAATCCGCAGCTATCCTAGGAATCAGTATCATCATCTTATTGTCCGCGTTATTCGGTGCTAAAGCCGAACCGCATCTTGCCATCTTGTCCAGTCTTATTTTCGTCTCAGGATATGCCGTTTACCGCGGTTTTAAGTTCGAGGACGTCGAACACCACATGATTCAAGGTATTCGGGAAGCGATCAAACCGATCTTGATCATGTTGCTCGTCGGTATGACAATTGCGGTCTGGATGATGAGTGGCGCAGTGCCGACCCTTCTCCATTTTGGTTTATCTACACTTTCAGCGACTTGGTTCGCACCGAGCGCTCTTTTGATTGCGATGGTCGTCTCGACCTTTACAGGTAGCTCCTTTACGACGATTGGTACGGTTGGTGTTGCCTTGATGGGAATCGCAATCGCACTAGGCGTTAATCCAGCACTTGCAGCAGGTGCCATCATCAGCGGTGCCTGTTTCGGAGATAAGATGTCACCTTTATCAGATACGACGAATTTCGCTCCAGGAATCGTCAATGTGTCTGTGTTCGATCATATTCGTTTCATGATGGGAACAACGATTCCCGCTATCACGATCACGTTCATCTTGTTCTTCATCTTCGGACGTAGTAGTGGAAATGTCGATTCGTCTGCTGTTCAAACGACACAACAAGAGTTAGCTCGTTTATTTGACTTGTCACCTTGGACATTGCTTTCACCGTTGCTCGTCATGGTGTTAGCATTACGTAAAATGCCGGTCGTCCCAACACTTGTTGCTGGTGTTTTAAGTGGATTGTTATTAACAGGCATTGTACAAGGAAACTGGAATATCTCGAACTGGATGACCGTCATTCAGAACGGATTAAAACTAGAATCTTCTAGTGAGACGGTTACATCCATCATTAGTAAAGGTGGATTGCAATCGATGATGTGGTCGGTTTCGCTCGTTATGCTCGCACTTGCCTTCGGTGGCGTCTTGCGAGGTATCGGTGTCATTGACGTGGTCATTGAACGGACCGTTTCTAAACTAAAACGTGATGGTAGCATCATTTCATCCGTCGCCTTGTCGTCTATCGGCGTAAACTTGATGGCTGGGGAACAATACTTGTCCATCTTGCTTCCGGGTCAAGCATTTAAGAAAATCTTTGAAAAGCGTCAGATTGATCCACGTTTCCTCTCTCGTTCACTCGAGGATGGCGGAACACTTATCAATCCCCTTATTCCGTGGGGTGTTTCTGGGGCGTTCTTCGCTTCGACACTCGGTGTCCCAGTAACAGCATACGTTCCATTCGCATTCTTTTTACTCCTTTCACCATTATTTACGTTTTTACTCGCATTTCTTCGTCCAACGAAAATCGAAACAAAACAATCTCTCGCTTCTTGA
- a CDS encoding GNAT family N-acetyltransferase: MYYNQLSHVQRRHVHQLLQHHQKASDFSFFQPLEDCQWVYLESGQVKATLGYHVVHDIVHFINGAFHDIKAFRRLAILLHLHAVRQGCRHIHVQVSPPHDLSLTSIWKELGYSLYAEQFRLIGLSEGQPATLRLKAVHAQNQDTYLALRNDAIRGTHHFFPYQVSDLDKLIHRKAIPYLVYDKQLIVGTLLFQKQGQNIRLLEITCLPELRRQGYGSRILHTFQEKLRRANIQTFEVSFLSTQQDVLRLYHPSMFCDIQLTSHWHTFSTDPPPLII; this comes from the coding sequence GTGTATTACAATCAATTGTCTCATGTTCAAAGGCGACACGTCCATCAACTTCTACAGCACCATCAAAAGGCATCTGATTTTTCATTTTTTCAGCCGCTTGAAGATTGTCAATGGGTCTACCTCGAATCCGGTCAGGTGAAAGCGACGCTTGGATATCATGTCGTGCATGACATCGTTCACTTTATAAACGGTGCCTTTCACGATATCAAAGCCTTTCGTCGTCTGGCTATTTTGCTACACTTACATGCCGTTCGACAAGGATGTCGGCATATTCATGTACAAGTGTCCCCGCCGCATGATCTTTCTCTAACTTCGATTTGGAAAGAGCTTGGTTATAGTTTATATGCCGAACAGTTTCGTTTAATTGGACTCTCAGAAGGACAGCCTGCTACGCTGCGTTTGAAAGCTGTTCATGCACAGAATCAAGATACTTATCTCGCACTTCGTAACGATGCCATTCGAGGAACACATCACTTTTTTCCTTATCAGGTATCTGATTTAGACAAGTTGATTCACCGAAAAGCGATTCCTTACCTAGTCTATGATAAGCAACTGATTGTCGGTACACTATTATTTCAAAAGCAGGGACAAAATATCCGTCTTCTTGAAATTACGTGCCTACCTGAGCTGAGACGTCAAGGATACGGTAGCCGTATCCTTCATACATTTCAAGAAAAATTACGACGCGCAAACATCCAAACGTTTGAAGTATCTTTTCTATCCACACAACAAGATGTACTACGCCTGTATCACCCCTCGATGTTTTGCGATATCCAGTTAACCTCTCATTGGCATACGTTCAGTACGGATCCACCTCCATTAATCATTTAG
- a CDS encoding DUF3006 domain-containing protein translates to MIKRGTLERLDGKYAVLLWENGSSFIPRRYLPPEARLGDMIIFDGTTYTLDVSNSSPSSFQTFSFRQMG, encoded by the coding sequence ATGATCAAACGTGGTACGCTGGAGCGACTTGATGGCAAATATGCTGTCCTACTATGGGAAAATGGTTCAAGTTTCATTCCACGACGTTATTTACCACCTGAAGCACGATTAGGCGATATGATTATCTTTGACGGCACGACTTATACGCTAGATGTTAGTAATTCATCACCCTCTTCCTTTCAAACATTTTCGTTTCGGCAAATGGGTTGA
- a CDS encoding NAD(P)H-binding protein, whose amino-acid sequence MKVLVVGASGTIGARVVKSLAKGHQVTVIVRHEHLVERFEKLGVKAHYVDIETELEKVIEHGVAGQDAVICAATAGVGGEATEIELLDRTVALKTIDAAKKARVRHFVLLSAYGADRPEQFKKDVYPFYAAKNAAEEQIEHSGLTYTIICPVAITTGEGRGLIEADEDLKDTKDATISETDVASILVASVDNRSVFNRRLEVKEGKTSLNEALGGAEAVGSVKDNRQVKKQLPRFN is encoded by the coding sequence ATGAAAGTACTAGTCGTAGGTGCATCCGGTACGATTGGAGCGCGCGTCGTCAAATCGCTTGCCAAGGGTCATCAGGTCACGGTCATCGTTCGTCATGAACATCTGGTGGAACGATTCGAAAAACTCGGTGTCAAGGCGCATTACGTCGATATCGAAACAGAACTCGAAAAAGTCATTGAGCACGGAGTCGCAGGGCAGGATGCAGTCATTTGTGCGGCTACCGCAGGAGTAGGCGGCGAAGCAACCGAAATAGAACTGCTGGATCGAACAGTCGCTTTGAAAACAATTGATGCAGCTAAAAAGGCACGCGTACGTCATTTCGTTCTACTGAGCGCTTATGGTGCAGATCGCCCCGAGCAATTCAAGAAAGATGTCTATCCGTTCTATGCTGCTAAGAATGCAGCAGAGGAGCAGATTGAACATAGTGGTTTGACGTATACGATCATTTGTCCGGTTGCCATCACAACAGGTGAAGGGCGTGGCTTGATTGAAGCCGATGAAGATTTGAAGGACACGAAGGACGCGACGATTTCGGAAACGGATGTCGCATCGATTCTCGTTGCTTCTGTCGATAATCGATCAGTATTCAATCGACGTCTAGAAGTCAAGGAAGGGAAGACCTCCTTGAATGAGGCCCTAGGGGGAGCGGAAGCTGTCGGTAGCGTTAAAGATAACCGTCAAGTCAAAAAACAATTACCACGTTTTAACTAA
- a CDS encoding YkvA family protein: MEFTPGDFKSAYTYFHRQALDLVGDEKAQQELLVRAEVGLAHLTQDIASTESSDIEREAELVLYFQLKQLLEMLRALYQKKFEMHAEQEQLLLTAVLYFTSPVDALPDDNVLGLFDDAQIVETIYEELAADVDRFQHME, from the coding sequence ATGGAATTTACACCCGGAGATTTTAAATCGGCTTATACGTATTTTCACCGACAGGCACTCGACCTCGTTGGGGATGAAAAAGCACAACAAGAATTGTTAGTTCGAGCAGAAGTCGGACTTGCGCACTTGACGCAAGATATCGCGTCTACAGAAAGCTCGGACATCGAACGCGAGGCAGAACTCGTCCTTTATTTTCAATTAAAACAACTGCTTGAAATGCTTCGTGCTCTCTATCAGAAAAAATTTGAAATGCATGCGGAACAGGAACAATTGTTGTTGACGGCCGTTCTGTACTTCACGTCTCCTGTTGACGCCTTACCGGACGATAACGTCCTCGGGCTCTTCGATGATGCACAAATCGTCGAGACGATTTACGAAGAACTGGCTGCAGACGTCGATCGCTTTCAACATATGGAATGA
- a CDS encoding GNAT family N-acetyltransferase, which translates to MNDKLVFCCYSKKETNEPIGFAGLLMQEVDGKEELEVGYWLEPKHWKVGYGREAAKQLMMEGFNRGHDRIISIIHPDNRASQNVARANGLNWEKDTIFRGIPVTIYAGQLSRLCRN; encoded by the coding sequence ATGAACGACAAACTGGTTTTTTGCTGTTATTCAAAAAAAGAAACGAATGAACCGATTGGTTTCGCTGGGTTATTGATGCAGGAAGTGGATGGAAAAGAAGAGTTAGAAGTCGGTTATTGGCTCGAACCGAAGCACTGGAAAGTCGGTTATGGTCGTGAAGCAGCGAAACAACTAATGATGGAGGGGTTCAATCGAGGGCATGATCGAATCATCTCAATCATTCATCCTGATAATCGTGCTTCGCAAAATGTTGCTCGTGCAAACGGGCTGAATTGGGAAAAAGATACGATTTTTAGAGGTATTCCCGTCACGATCTACGCAGGACAATTATCACGACTTTGTCGTAACTAA
- the murB gene encoding UDP-N-acetylmuramate dehydrogenase, with translation MTEQVMTGLYEGISKESVLINEPLKYHTYTKMGGIADLFIIPTSYEETAFVVRYAHEQGIPLTLLGNGSNLVVRDGGIRGIVLSFEKLTDISVEGHELVAQSGAAIIEASRVAYAHQLSGLEFACGIPGTIGGALIMNAGAYGGEVKDCLHSATVLTRQGELLNISHDELELGYRTSCFSKKEYIILEGRFALTEGDPALIKEVMDDLTHKRETKQPLEYPSCGSVFKRPEGYFAGKLIQDSNLQGTRIGGAEVSKKHAGFIVNVENASASDYIALIRHVQETVQEKFGILLETEVKIIGEEA, from the coding sequence ATGACTGAACAAGTAATGACGGGACTGTATGAAGGCATTTCAAAAGAGTCCGTACTAATCAATGAACCGTTAAAATATCATACGTATACTAAAATGGGAGGAATCGCGGATTTATTCATCATCCCAACTTCTTATGAAGAAACGGCTTTTGTCGTCCGATATGCTCACGAACAAGGTATTCCCTTGACGTTGCTTGGAAACGGATCGAATCTTGTCGTTCGTGATGGTGGCATCCGCGGCATTGTCCTCTCCTTTGAGAAGTTAACCGATATCTCGGTCGAAGGACATGAACTCGTCGCTCAAAGTGGCGCAGCAATCATCGAAGCTTCACGTGTAGCTTACGCGCATCAGCTCAGCGGTCTTGAATTCGCTTGTGGGATTCCAGGAACGATTGGTGGCGCATTGATCATGAATGCGGGAGCATACGGTGGTGAAGTTAAGGATTGTCTCCATAGCGCTACTGTATTGACACGACAAGGAGAACTGTTAAACATTTCGCATGATGAACTCGAACTGGGATACCGGACAAGTTGCTTCTCGAAGAAAGAATATATCATCCTCGAAGGTCGGTTTGCCTTAACAGAGGGTGACCCAGCACTAATCAAGGAAGTCATGGATGATTTGACGCATAAGCGAGAAACGAAACAACCACTCGAATATCCTTCTTGTGGTAGCGTCTTTAAACGTCCAGAAGGCTATTTTGCAGGGAAACTGATTCAAGATAGCAACTTACAGGGAACACGCATCGGTGGCGCTGAAGTGTCGAAGAAACACGCTGGCTTCATCGTCAACGTCGAGAATGCATCAGCATCCGACTATATCGCGCTCATTCGTCATGTCCAAGAAACCGTTCAAGAAAAATTCGGTATCTTACTTGAGACAGAAGTGAAAATCATCGGTGAAGAAGCATAA